Part of the Mangifera indica cultivar Alphonso chromosome 4, CATAS_Mindica_2.1, whole genome shotgun sequence genome, attattatcaaataaaaattgtcatttaaaaatttttagggtttttttttactatttggtAATTTACCTCACCCCCACATATTTTTTCCTCTCACAATCGCCACCCCATATCTTTTCAACTTTCATAGTTGCCTCTTCTTCATGACTACTCTCTTCGGCAATCATCTCACGTGTTCTCTTCTCCAAGTATCTTCGATCGACTTAAGTCCAATTCTCATCTTCAACGGTCAAGCTCGTGTTTGGTGCCTCTAATTCTCCTTACTATCATGCGTCTTTTCTCTTCTGGTTATCCTCGTCATCGTGCACGTCTTCTCCTTTGATTCTTCTCGTCGTCACAGGTgtcttctcttcttctcctttggTTCTCCTTGTCATCTCCTGTCACTACATCTCTTGATTGTCTGTGAAGGAGAACTCTTCACCTTCTTTTTCTTCGTTCTTTGTTTGGAAATTGTCAGAtgaagaatgaagaagaaaaggctGAAGAGTTctcaaatgaaaaagaagaagaaggttaaGACCGAGATCAATTCTGTCGTTATGTGTCATCAAGAGTGAAGAGAGCATTGAAGAAAGAAGGTCGTCAGTGGCGGCAAGAAAGGAAGTTGACTATCAACTAGAAAGCATACCAAAGAAAAGggaaggaaaatataaaaaatgtgagttttcaaaactttagacaaaaggaaattattaatttttttaattaaggggaaaattgagataaaattttaatttttcatattttttaaaataacagaTTTAACATTAACTTTAACTAAGGTTTTTCACATAATAGTgcatatttaagttttttaaagttaacaaacgACAAATCAGATTtaaaccaaaccttaggtgggaacaagtcctttggcccaCTCTAACACCAAGGTGGCGGGGGCAACCCGCCCAAGCCTCCTTTGTGGCCTACAAATAGTATGATCCACTAATATAGTAGACCAAAAAACAttgtgaaaatttaaattaggtGTAGGGTGGTTTCTTATCCTCAGTCTCAGAACTCTTTCAATTATAACAAATTGTCAAAGCTGATCAACGATACATTCTCACTACCACCCGTCATTAATATCCTGTCATTGTCAAAGTCAACAACATTTACACACTATCACGAACATCAGCATACACCACCACATCTGCCACCAACATTTAAGGTTTGAAAGGgaaaattcataattatctTCTACTATCTTATAACAACATCAATACTCCCCTCTCCCATATATCCAAATACTTTGAGTCAAAATAGAATAGAAGAGGACACAGCACAGAGTACAGGCATCTCCCTTTCTTTTGCTTTCAAACTGGGGACTACGTGGGCCCCCACACACCCGATCACATATAAACTTGTCCACCAGCATTGCCAACTTGCATTTCCAAGCGTAAATCCACATTGTCTTCCCCACCTTTCTCAATCTCTCCAATAAAATTTGGCCAAATCTCAATATTACACTCTGCCCCCCTTGTGGTTTAAGCACATATTTTGTTACCCAAATTGACTCCATTTAGTGCACGTCATGTGTGCAGTGCACGTCTTCATCTTGACTCCACTTGTGGTTAATATAAAGCCATACATATCCTTCTCAATACTTAACAGCCCACCTTGCTTATttactcatttcttttttcaaacaCACGCATAGAAATCATCgcattataatatatttcaaatctATTGGTGGCAATTAATAAGGCCAAAAACCTCTCCTACTCAAATTTTATTGAACTAGCAGTTACGCCcttcagttttaaaaaactagatTCTTACCCTCCATTCAATTCTATTAGTGAACTCTATTATAATATAAggttttttccttattttttctatttgtctttttcaaaagtttagaaGGCAAATTGtaatgtttgaaaatattaggcatgttaataaaattttttagggatttttttagagattcaataaaatttacgagtgtcttttaaattttttaaattttaatatatcttttaatagttttaaaaaacaacaattacatacctaaaaaatgattaaaacataatatataaaaattagtttgagttttgatattttctaaggtttaattaattcatttttaaattgataaaaatacattgataatttgatatttatattaaatgttggTGActgatttacaattttaataaaaggaaaaaacagtCGTTTTCAGAAAACCAAACAGATTTAATAATCTAAGTGGATGGGTTGGAAATTTGgcttttgaaacttaaaaggtAATAAggttatttcatcaaaccttgtgTGGCAAATGGATTTTCcaataaataattgataaacaACCCAGATGTCACACAACGCCCCAATCAGATATCAATTTGTCAACTCTTACAACCAATAAGGTGCTTTTTAATACATCAAAATCCCTGCTGCTCAAAATTCTATCCTTCTAAAGAATCGAACAGTGCCAAGGACAAAACGGTAAACTCGGAAGAATGAAAGAAGCGGCTAGCCAATCAGAAAGTTTCTTTCTGCTTCATCTAACCCGCTGAGAGACAGCCAGACAGGCAGACAAAAACCAGAAGAAAACTCAAAGGCACATAGAGCTTTTCGATATGTGGGGGCGTGGACTTTTTGCTGAATTTCAGATCTGTTAATCCAAAAGCTTAAAGTTAAAACAACCGACGCTTTAGTTTCCATTTTTAATCTAATGGCTGATAATCAAGAGAAAGCATCGACGACTTCGTCACAGCTGACAAAGTCATCAACTCCTCCGTCACATCCGACTATCATGCTACCCCCGCGAGCTTCATTCGCTGAAGCTTTATTCAATAACGCTCAGGGAGCTGTCTCGGGGCTGGGCCTGGGCTTCAGTCCGGGGCCCATGACTTTGGTTTCGAGCCTGTTCTCCGACTCCGACGAGTGTAAGTCATTCTCCCAGTTGCTCGCTGGGGCCATGGCGTCTCCTGCTCCTTCCGGCCAATTCAGACCGAATTTACCGGAGCATGTGGAGAGAAGTTCGGGGGATAGCGTCAGCGGACGTGGTGAGATGGATTTTCGGTTCAAGCAGAATAGACCATCCGGTTTGGTGATTGCACAACCGTCGCCGATTTTCGCGGTGCCGCCTGGCTTGACCCCTGGAGCTCTGCTTGACTCACCGAATTTGGGATTGTTCTCTCCTGGACAGGTGATTGAattcaacttcaatttttttggtaacCGAATTCAACTTCAATTGTTTGGCTTAAGCTTTAATATtcactattttattaaatttgtgattaatattatgttttgtgAGGATCGTGTTGAATCAAGGTTATAGCAATAAATGAATGTATGTCAAAATGGCGTAGAGAAAAAGAGTTCATGAATAATTGTTTAAAAcagattttgaatataaatacaGTAACGTGGGAATCGAACCGCTAGCAAGTTAAAATAACTAATGAGGCTATTACTTTAAGTTCTTAAATTGAGAAATAACAACTACAAAGGCCTAATTAATGTAAAAGCTGAAAATTTTTAGGGAACTTTGTGGTAATTTAAGTCTGTTACTTTGATGGAGTGGAGGATAGATCTGCAGTGAGAGAGAAATGAAGCATATCTGATATTTCCTAATAGGTCGTACTTTAGAAGATTGGAACTGTTTAATACTCAgatttttttacatattataGTCAATCACTGCTTATATAAAGTATAACTCATTTATGCTGGTACGTGCAACCTTCCAACTAATTTGTTCAACTGGGATTGCCTCTTAAGGCAGAAAGGAGGAGGCCAGAAAATAAAATCCTCTAGTTAACCCATACACTAAGTAGGGAAAAATAGAGTAGCTGCTAGCATCGTTATATAatgaatttgaagaaaattcCTTTTCATTGAGTCCTAACAATGGAAGTTGGTAACTATAGCTCTTTTTATCTGGTTTGGGCAACTTCATGTGATACAGACCACACTTGGGCAAACGGTATGTTGACGAGCCGCAAGTACACTTCCAATCATAAAAAGTACTCTAAATACTGAATCacaatgtttataaaaatattttaatgttttgttcCGACATGGATTTGTCTTCAATTGGCTTGGGATGCATGTCTTATGCTGTGGAAGCAATCTTGTTGATCAGAAGTTGTTTGGCCTCTCCCTTTTCTCTTGCTGTGTTGCATTTTATAGACCTTCATATCTTCAATTGCTTACCCTGTACAAATAGCTTATGGTCACCTTGCTTACCAATTAAATGCCATCTATATCAGTTTTGTTTGTCATTTAGACCCATGCTATGCTCGAGTTGCTTTCAAAGTATTGAAAAATCTTACATGACATTGGCAGATTAGTAATTAACAGTTAATTCTGTAACTTTATTGTGAGACAACCACCATTTTTGTTATTGACCAAAAATTTGTAGGCAGACATTATGTTTGTATGTGAATGCTATGTTAAGCAACTAtagatacttttttttaaaaaaatttttaaaagagttGATTATGAACAAGGATTACCCCTGAACTGAacaatttaaatgaattgaCAAAGATTGTGACCATATTGCTCAGATagttccaatttttttttttttggataaaaccTTATTCTAAGTAGCTAAGTGGACTGGATACTAGCCATCTGgatcatattttaattgatatgcaTCGGCTTACTGcatttgcataattttatgcACAAACGACTGAAAAGCAGTTGGTTATTGCTCTTGGAGATCCAGTTGTGTTTCTGTGCACTATCTAACTCCtgtatccaaaatttaaacaacATTGGATAGCTTTAAGACAAATAGATGAAAAATCCTCCCATCTGGTCATGGCTGTATTGGCTACCAAGAAACGAAGGAGTATTAGctttcaatcaattaatttgagGGCTGTGCTCCCAATGGGTGAGTGCAACTTGTCGTACTCATGGCTTGTTGAAGCTATGTCCTATTTTGTATTTCAGTCCTCATCAGTGGTCTGTAGCTTGTGGCTCTAAAGCCCAGACATGtatctattattaattttcttgattatGGATGGATGCAGGGACCATTTGGAATGACACACCAACAGGCCCTTGCTCAGGTCACTGCCCAGGCTGCCCAAGTCCAATCCCATGTGCATATTCCAGCTGAatattcatcttctttgtcaTCAGCCCCTGTAACATCTATGCCTCAAATCTCATCATTTACTGCAAATAGAACCACACAGCAGCAGACGCTGCCCACACTGCCAGATTCTAGAGTAATAGTTAAGGATTCCTCAGACTTCTCTCAGTCTGATCAGAGACCACAATCTTCTTCGTATGTTCTGGATAAGCCTGCTGATGACCCCTATAACTGGCGCAAATATGGGCAGAAGCAGGTGAAAGGAAGTGAATTTCCTCGAAGTTATTACAAATGCACGCATCCTAATTGCCCTGTCAAGAAGAAGGTTGAACGATCTCTTGATGGCCAAGTAACTGAAATTATCTACAAGGGGCAACACAACCATCAACCACCTCAATCTAATAAACGTTCCAAGGATACTGGAAACGTGAACGGGAATTCCTATAACCAGGGGAATTCTGAATTATCTTCTCAATATCAGAGTGGAAATGTAAACAGACTGAAGGATCAAGAATCTAGCCAGGCTACACCTGAAAATGTATCTGGGACAAGTGACAGTGAGGAAGTGGGTGATGCTGAAACTGGTGTAGATcagaaagatgaagatgagcCTCACCCAAAGAGAAGGTAATGTTTAATATGGGAAGATATACCTGTTCTCCATTGAATAACTGTTAATGCAATTTCTTTAGCTTcttatctgaaaaaaaaaaaaaaaagatgtacCTGATTATAAATAAGTTCCTTTTGTTCAATTGTTTGTATTGTTTTACTAATAAAACCTCTTTCTTGGGTGCAGAAATACAGAGGTCAGCGTTTCAGAGCCAGCTTCGTCACATAGGACTGTTACTGAACCTAAAATCATCGTGCAGACAACCAGTGAAGTTGATCTTTTGGATGACGGCTACAGATGGCGCAAATATGGCCAAAAAGTTGTCAAGGGGAATCCTTATCCTAGGTCGGATATCTTTTCCCTCTTTATATTCTTAGTTTACTATAATTGTGCTTGTCGGATGTATGACTACTTAGTGGGCATTACAGTGATTTTAGCAGTTCCAAATTGTTCTGctcttttaaaatcattgaCTTTAAACTGAATCCGTTGCTTACTTCTTACAACCTCTAGTTTATGCTCGTCATTCATTATCCTTTGATTGCTATATTTGTTACTTGATAGTCACTTCTGTTGCTATTTACTGTAGAAAGTCTCTCTAATTGACTACTTACATACTCATTATGTTGGCAATTAAAATACTTGATATTACAGAAAGTGAAAAGTAGTCATCATTATTGGTTCAGTTAAAAAAACCATCTGTAACCGCTCCACAAAGAAAAAATGGGCTGAAACTTTAGTATGTTTATTAACTTAACATTCCTGTCTTTATAGGTTTTCATTAGCCCTTGGAGAAAACCAATGTTGCTATTTTGCTATAGTCAACtcttaaataattatgtgtacAGTTGACGAAAAAAATATCGCTGTATGTTAAGTTTAAGTTCCATGGTTGGGCCATTTCTCATAAGTATAAAGCTTTGGAGATTAATGATTTCTCAATACGGCATCTTAATGAGGCTAACCCTGagttattatatttgaattccctcattctattaatttaagttttggCACAGAAGAAAATACAGCTTTGTCTGGACATATGTATGCTTGTACGTGTATTTGGAGTCATGTGACTAGTCCATTAATAAATTTGGCCATACAAAATACTtacagtttaaaaattattattggttCATTTCCTATAAAATAAAGtcttttttgtgtttgttgGTTCCTGAgcatataaattttgttatccCTTATAATTTGATGTCTTTACACTTGGTATGTATTGAAATATTCTTAATGTCTTCTTATATAATGCACAGGAGTTATTATAAATGCACATTTCCTGGTTGCAATGTCCGTAAGCACGTTGAGAGGGCTTCAACAGACCCAAAAGCTGTCATAACAACGTACGAGGGCAAACATAATCATGATGTACCAGCTGCTAAAACTAGTAGCCACAACACAGCCAACAGTAATGCTTCACAGATAAAACCACAAAATACCAAAACAGATTATGCAAACAATAATCAACAGCCTATAGCGCTTTTACGGTTAAAAGAAGAGCATTTGACATAGTTGCTCAGAGTTGTAATCACACTAAGACGCAGAGGTTAAGTTGAAAATGAAAGCTGCAGGGGATTAGGCAAAAACTGTAAGTTATCTTTTCATAGATCTGTTTCTCAAAATCATGGCCATTGTTTTGTTCATGGTCATCTTCTCAAAGTTAATATAGAAAAGAAAGAGGTCTAAAATGAAGGAGAGATATCAACTCAAAAAGAAATTGGCCTTACTGGGTTTAGAAGGcaatactataaaatatttatactagTTTAGTTGGTATATTGTATCGAAATTTGCTTCTGTGCATTCTTTTGTACATGAAATTACGTAAAGTGTTGTTGCTTCATATGTTTACAAATGTTTGTATCTGGGTTTCAATCTTTTGACTGaccagagatttttttttttttcatatatagcTTTCTGTATAAAGTTGCCTACTTATGCGGCCGTATTTATTTATTGTGCTAAATTAtacttgaattattttttataacctGTCAGCTTCcttattttgtatttgatattttgatgtaCTCCTGTATTGTGCTTGAACCAAAATTGATCAATCTCTAGGATCTCAGCACTGAACCAACCAGCGATCTCATAACAGATCTTCGAATCTTGCTTCTAACAGATGATAATTGATGGTGTATAAGATTAAAAGGAACAAGAGTTAAGAACAATtgagaaaaaaagaattttctttttctttgatttttcagTTGTATACAGCTGATGAACATGGTGATGCAGCTACTATAGAATTCATCTGTTGATGCTTAAATGTTCTGGAATTTTTAGCTCTAAATTAAATCTCAGGAGCTGTCCATTGTTAAATTGATCAACCTTGAGTTACAAGCGTAGGTATTTGACCATGATGTACAAAATCAATGTTATTCAATCGTACACAACACAACACTTGTTCTGGCAGTTCCTCAGGCTTCTGTGCCTGTCAGTAACACCCAACCAAAGCCGAAGTTACTTTTAGCagttaaacatttaaaaactgGAATTTGTCTGCAATTCACCAGCATTTTATACCTGAATGGTTAAACCCAAATCAAGTTTCACTTTATTCAAACGATCGCGGAATGATTCGAATCCTTTTCTGGATATGTAGCTGAATCGGTGTACATCCAGGTCGATCTCCAGGTAATTGGGTCCCTTTATAACAAAAAGCATCGTCATGTTACTCCAATGCTGCTAAAATGGTAACATGGTTGAATGCTTATGAAAAGCCAAATTTGAGCAATTGCTAAGGATCAAAATCTATTCATCTTTAGTAATACATGAAAACTTGAATAGAGGTGTTTTCTTTACCTTAAAGAATTTGTGTTGAGGGCGTGAAAGCACCGGCTTATTATTGTAAGCTTGTATAAGCTTTTTCTCTGCGGAAGATAATGCAAGGTCCTCTGGATTGACCACACCGGCCAAAATTTTTAACCTTTCTCTGTATGGAACCATCAACTCCTTTGCGAAACCTGTAACCTTTTCCTTCTCACCCTCAACGAATCTCTACACAAGAAACCAAcattaggaaaaaaattaatgtctTCTTTTAAGAATGTCTCCTGTAATAAGACTTTTTTCCCTGAAATAAACAGGCTAAGCCCAGTTATGGGGCACCACAAATTTGATCAGCCCATTTAACTTATAAGCAGTTCATACAGAAAGGTTGAACTTACCTTGACAGAGTCCTGGAAATGAACAGATATCTCTTTGTCGAAATTCTCGGATATTTTGAAGTATAGCACAAGGCTCATGCCTTCGCCATCACATTCACCAAGGAACATAGCGGCAGGATAAGAAGGAAGCTGCTACGAGTATTCATGAATTATTTCCAAGCATTATATGAATGGAGAGTAGAGCAGTGACATGAACCATGTCACCTGGAAAAAAGTAAAGAGATCAAACCTGTATGTTAACAATAAGTAGTGAGGGCACTTTGTCATGTGCTTTCACATGAGGAAGTTCAATGTGTTGTGCAATGTGATCTATCTTCCGAGGGCAGGCAAACAAATCAACACCAATTGGAATGTATGCGTGGTAGTTTGGAGCTGGACGCTTCTGTTTATCTCTGCATCATAAAAAAGTTTATGTTAAGTTTGccacaatgaaagaaaaaaaatttacaagttGTTATAAGTTATGCATTCACAATATGGTATCTAGGGCGGCAAGAGAAATGTTCTTacctaaaataattttcaccgCGGAGTTTAAAAACAGAAGGTGAAACCTCAGACCAGCTTGCTGAATCTGACTTCTCTACTGTTGTACATGGAATCAGAAATCCTCCTCTGGGACCATATAGAAATTTTTCAGTTTGACCTGTTCATATGCTTGTACTTTCAGTTACAACAAATGAACATATTTCTAAATCATATacagatataaaaaaaaaaaaagagtcaacCATACTTTGTGCTTACAAAATTGTGTTGGTTCTTCTGTAACATAGGATTTCCTCATTACAGAAAGCATGATAAcagtttattttattctattttcaagatttttctcCCCAGCTTCATGCATGCCTTTGCTTACATCTTTGTTTAAGCATTTCTCTGATTTACCTCCATCTATTTTAAGGTAACTTTCATAAAACTTCTCAAAATTAGACCCCGAAAGCAAGGCAGTTTCATATTGGAGCATTTGAGCATTTTAAAAATGCCCAATTGTGTTACCAATTGAAGGAAATGTATCTGGCAGGGAGAAAAACCGAGCAAAAATTCACACTTTTCTATGATGAGACGAAAGTAATTACCTCCAAGAACACTACAGAAGTCGTCATCTGAATCAGAATCTATACTACTAACCGAGTCAAACCATGCTTCTTCTTGGCATAGTCCTGcaaattattgaattttcatgctcagaaatttttttcaaatggtCTCATTCCACCCCAGTAGGAGGATAGATGGCATATCTAACAAATTCCATACAAATTACCTTCTTTAGATAGACGGAATCCAAGTAATgacatacatttttttttttcactctttccTGTTTCAGGGGATATACTAAAGATTTTCTGCAGCAATACCAGGAGAAAGAATGTACCTGTTGCATCAATTTGGCTGTGGTTCCATTGCATCTGGGTGACCTGAAATGACTTGTTAGTCACCTCACCTTCGTTGTGGCTGTTTGCACCACTCTTCTCAAAGTTGGGATGAACAGTTTTGCCTCTTTTTCCGGCATCACTAATCCGTTTAACTGACATATTGTGAATCGAAAACGAAATCTTTCGAAAACGTTTCCCATATTTGCCGAAGTGTTTCCTGTTTTCTCTTTGCTCGCCACCCTGTCTTGAGATACAACTGCCCATTATGACACGGCAACCTTATGCAAATCTCCCTCAGGCCTCAGTATTTATGGACTTCATAAAATGCCAACCTCACTGCAAGAGTATGCATAAGGCATACGAACTCCAGGAAGCGAAAGAGCCTGCCATGTATTCTTCTACatcaaataaagaaacaaaGGGACTTTCCATACTTAAATCTAAGAAAGTTTTTTCATGCCAAATAAGCCTATTAATGAAGATTTGTTTTGAACAAAGAAAGTAATGTAGTAAAAACTAAAAGCAGAAGCTgaatttaaccaaaattaatTGTTCTATAAATCGTAAATCTAAGAAAACTTAGTTCTGAAGATTTTAGTCTTCAGAACGAGTAAGTTGAAGTATTCACACAGCCAAGGGGCATAATGCTTAATCAATAAAAAGGTGATATATCTGTAGGTACTAAATATAATACTTGCCTTCATCAGCCTCCATATCATCAATTCTCTTGTGACTGCTCCTTGCTTCTGGTTCTGGATGCAGATTAAGGCTCTGCCTAAATACAAATTCTAAAGTCTCTAAGATGATATATTGCACAGAGATGTCACCTGCAGTCATACAATCAAACTCTACCTCTGAAGAAATCtgaattacaaaattaaaagatcaTATATCAATTGTTAGGTACTTCAAGAATTGCACAAGTTTTAATCATAGAAAGCATAAGACTTGGACAAAGCAACTATTTCAGAAAAAGGCCACGAAAACTTTAATCAAATTACCTACTTAATCAAAATcatgaagaaaatgaagtaCTTATGCTTAAAGAAAAATCCCCTTTTCTCTCAATACCATGATTAGCCAATTAgggacaaataaaattatattataaaaagagagaaaggagaTGAACAAACATCTCCTtgtcaaagagaagaaaagaataatGTAAGTCCTCATCATATAAGATGATAAAGACAAACAGTTCCTTGAATCTGAAAACAATTGGACATTATACAAATATGCAAAAAAATTGTCTCTTTCAGCTGGAAGCACAGAGAAAGTAGTTGCAGCATTGtaaataatatagtaatatacattaaaaagcCTACACGCAAGACGTGAGAGGCAAAATATACAAAACTTTTCATCAACTAGAGCTAgcattatatttgaatattacaTAAAATGGAAAAGAAGTAAACTTTATacataagaaaaaacaaaaataaaaaatttaacttacaATGGAAAATGACAAACTAAGAAAGCTATATCAACAAAGTCCACTATCCATACTTTTACAGTTGTCCCACCTAGTAATgcaaaaaacaaacaacaaacaaataatgaaatgcaggcaagagaaagaaaagattgAAAACGAACCTGAaggtgaaaagaaaagaagttgaaCAT contains:
- the LOC123214518 gene encoding probable WRKY transcription factor 4 — protein: MADNQEKASTTSSQLTKSSTPPSHPTIMLPPRASFAEALFNNAQGAVSGLGLGFSPGPMTLVSSLFSDSDECKSFSQLLAGAMASPAPSGQFRPNLPEHVERSSGDSVSGRGEMDFRFKQNRPSGLVIAQPSPIFAVPPGLTPGALLDSPNLGLFSPGQGPFGMTHQQALAQVTAQAAQVQSHVHIPAEYSSSLSSAPVTSMPQISSFTANRTTQQQTLPTLPDSRVIVKDSSDFSQSDQRPQSSSYVLDKPADDPYNWRKYGQKQVKGSEFPRSYYKCTHPNCPVKKKVERSLDGQVTEIIYKGQHNHQPPQSNKRSKDTGNVNGNSYNQGNSELSSQYQSGNVNRLKDQESSQATPENVSGTSDSEEVGDAETGVDQKDEDEPHPKRRNTEVSVSEPASSHRTVTEPKIIVQTTSEVDLLDDGYRWRKYGQKVVKGNPYPRSYYKCTFPGCNVRKHVERASTDPKAVITTYEGKHNHDVPAAKTSSHNTANSNASQIKPQNTKTDYANNNQQPIALLRLKEEHLT
- the LOC123214519 gene encoding uncharacterized protein LOC123214519 encodes the protein MGSCISRQGGEQRENRKHFGKYGKRFRKISFSIHNMSVKRISDAGKRGKTVHPNFEKSGANSHNEGEVTNKSFQVTQMQWNHSQIDATGLCQEEAWFDSVSSIDSDSDDDFCSVLGGQTEKFLYGPRGGFLIPCTTVEKSDSASWSEVSPSVFKLRGENYFRDKQKRPAPNYHAYIPIGVDLFACPRKIDHIAQHIELPHVKAHDKVPSLLIVNIQLPSYPAAMFLGECDGEGMSLVLYFKISENFDKEISVHFQDSVKRFVEGEKEKVTGFAKELMVPYRERLKILAGVVNPEDLALSSAEKKLIQAYNNKPVLSRPQHKFFKGPNYLEIDLDVHRFSYISRKGFESFRDRLNKVKLDLGLTIQAQKPEELPEQVLCCVRLNNIDFVHHGQIPTLVTQG